A stretch of the Agromyces larvae genome encodes the following:
- a CDS encoding Lrp/AsnC family transcriptional regulator, translating into MDNLDRAILDLLRQNSRAGYGDIGSSVGLSASAVKRRVDRLVADGVIRAFTIQVDPAVDGMSTEAWVELFCRGTVAPEELRRILQDVPEVVYAGTVTGSADAIVQMRARDITSLEDALERVRIAPNVDHTRSAIVLSRLVNRDRE; encoded by the coding sequence ATGGACAACCTCGACCGCGCCATCCTCGACCTGCTGCGCCAGAACTCGCGCGCGGGCTACGGCGACATCGGGTCGTCGGTCGGGCTCTCGGCGTCGGCCGTGAAGCGACGGGTCGACAGACTCGTCGCCGACGGGGTCATCCGAGCGTTCACCATCCAGGTCGACCCGGCCGTCGACGGCATGAGCACCGAAGCGTGGGTCGAGCTGTTCTGCCGCGGCACCGTCGCCCCCGAGGAGCTGCGGCGCATCCTGCAGGACGTGCCTGAGGTGGTCTACGCCGGCACCGTGACCGGCAGCGCCGACGCGATCGTGCAGATGCGCGCCCGCGACATCACCTCGCTCGAGGACGCGCTCGAACGCGTGCGCATCGCGCCGAACGTCGACCACACGCGCAGCGCGATCGTGCTGTCGCGCCTCGTCAACCGCGACCGGGAGTAG
- a CDS encoding sensor histidine kinase has translation MRARLLLPLLLFGLLAVIAFVLPAAEALAVSRSQQVSLARSAALGHLVQLAEGSIAAGDPAPLEAYLDRFHDVTGESVLVVDGSGDVLASVGGLDSANPEVERHVRAAIRNLPRRELETIRPWSEPTALLSEPIPGVGETSLGGVVLEADLERAVTDVGVRWLAIAGVGSVLLAGLAILALRFAQWVLRPVRALDDAANAFAERRDPGPLVVTGPPELRQLEASFTRMATGMNDTLEQQRTLVADASHQLRNPLAAIRLRVDSVREDVDAEEIALVDADLDRLERTVDRMLALANAEHRATAETSGAKTGFAVDSRRDHTVPTAAALAEPHRPLMHAAGQHLIAIGDREVRIACRRSDLEEIVATVLENARAYAGPGATVRLRLERDGDLARVEVSDDGPGLDDEQLARAGVRFWRSPKHRQVPGTGLGLAIVGELVRANAGTLRIDRADEGGLRVRVEFGVIE, from the coding sequence GTGCGCGCGCGCCTGCTGCTGCCGCTCCTGCTCTTCGGCCTGCTCGCGGTCATCGCGTTCGTGCTGCCCGCGGCCGAGGCGCTGGCCGTCTCGCGATCGCAGCAGGTGTCGCTGGCCCGTTCGGCGGCACTGGGTCATCTCGTGCAGCTCGCCGAGGGCTCGATCGCCGCAGGCGACCCCGCACCGCTGGAGGCCTACCTCGACCGATTCCACGACGTGACCGGCGAATCGGTGCTCGTCGTCGACGGCTCGGGCGACGTGCTCGCCTCGGTCGGCGGGCTCGACTCCGCGAACCCCGAGGTCGAACGGCACGTGCGCGCCGCCATCCGGAACCTGCCGCGGCGCGAGCTCGAAACCATCCGCCCGTGGAGCGAACCCACGGCCCTGCTCTCGGAGCCGATCCCGGGCGTCGGCGAGACGAGTCTCGGCGGTGTGGTGCTCGAGGCCGACCTCGAACGCGCCGTCACCGACGTGGGCGTGCGGTGGCTCGCGATCGCCGGCGTCGGCTCGGTGCTGCTCGCCGGGCTCGCGATCCTCGCACTGCGGTTCGCGCAGTGGGTGCTGCGGCCCGTGCGGGCGCTCGACGACGCGGCGAACGCCTTCGCCGAGCGACGAGATCCCGGCCCGCTCGTCGTGACGGGCCCGCCCGAGCTGCGTCAGCTCGAGGCATCCTTCACCCGCATGGCCACCGGCATGAACGACACCCTCGAGCAGCAGCGCACGCTCGTGGCGGACGCCTCGCATCAGCTGCGCAACCCGCTGGCCGCCATCCGGCTCCGGGTCGACTCGGTGCGCGAAGACGTCGATGCGGAGGAGATCGCCCTCGTCGACGCCGACCTCGACCGACTGGAGCGCACCGTCGACCGGATGCTCGCGCTCGCGAACGCCGAGCACCGCGCCACCGCCGAGACGAGCGGCGCGAAGACCGGGTTCGCGGTCGACTCGCGACGCGACCACACCGTGCCGACGGCCGCCGCGCTCGCCGAACCGCACCGCCCGCTCATGCACGCCGCCGGTCAGCACCTCATCGCCATCGGCGACCGCGAGGTGCGGATCGCCTGCCGGCGCTCGGACCTCGAGGAGATCGTCGCGACCGTGCTCGAGAACGCCCGCGCGTACGCCGGGCCGGGCGCGACCGTGCGCCTGCGGCTCGAACGCGACGGCGACCTCGCCCGGGTCGAGGTGAGCGACGACGGCCCCGGTCTCGACGACGAGCAGCTCGCTCGCGCCGGCGTCCGGTTCTGGCGGTCGCCGAAGCACCGCCAGGTGCCCGGCACCGGTCTGGGGCTGGCGATCGTCGGCGAGCTCGTGCGCGCGAACGCCGGCACGCTGCGGATCGACCGCGCCGACGAGGGCGGGCTGCGGGTGCGCGTCGAGTTCGGGGTGATCGAGTGA
- a CDS encoding peptidoglycan-binding protein: MTRRFEPVESASPARRTRRRVVALAATAVILALAGAGLVGWMRAGTPGEPGEPGGASGEASGGPVTRPAERVTLTSGLLLTGTLSYGDPVPLQGAGSGMVTALPAAGDVIGIGGRLYEASGVPVVLFRGERPFWRPLELGMTNGPDVRQLEQNLADLGFTAGLDLDVDDTFTANTAVAVKAWQAALGVERTGAVALGAVVAVDAPSVRVDSLVKTLGEPDGGAVLEVTKTELHGYADLTDAQEREIAAGTPVTLTLKDGAEIAGSVAAVEPSVPATDDSSDDTPARAVVDLVDDAGRAAADAVGPSNVRLKLGDETVDDALVVPVTALVADGDDGYALDVLRDGEVVRIPVEIGLIADARVQITSSGGGGADPLEAGEDVVVAS; this comes from the coding sequence ATGACGCGTCGGTTCGAGCCGGTGGAATCGGCGTCGCCCGCGCGGAGGACCCGGCGGCGCGTCGTCGCGCTCGCCGCCACCGCGGTGATCCTCGCCCTCGCGGGCGCCGGCCTGGTCGGCTGGATGCGGGCCGGAACCCCCGGCGAACCGGGCGAGCCCGGCGGGGCATCCGGCGAAGCATCCGGTGGGCCGGTGACCCGACCCGCCGAGCGCGTGACCCTGACCAGCGGCCTGCTGCTGACGGGCACCCTGAGCTACGGCGACCCTGTGCCGCTGCAGGGCGCCGGGTCGGGCATGGTGACCGCGCTGCCCGCCGCCGGCGACGTGATCGGCATCGGCGGCCGTCTCTACGAGGCGAGCGGGGTGCCGGTCGTGCTGTTCCGCGGCGAGCGGCCGTTCTGGCGGCCGCTCGAACTCGGCATGACGAACGGGCCGGACGTGCGCCAGCTCGAGCAGAACCTCGCCGACCTCGGGTTCACGGCCGGACTCGACCTCGACGTGGACGACACGTTCACCGCGAACACCGCCGTGGCGGTCAAGGCGTGGCAGGCCGCCCTGGGGGTGGAGCGCACCGGTGCGGTCGCACTGGGCGCGGTCGTGGCGGTGGATGCCCCGTCGGTCCGCGTCGACTCGCTCGTGAAGACGCTCGGCGAACCCGACGGCGGCGCCGTGCTCGAGGTCACGAAGACCGAGCTGCACGGCTACGCCGACCTCACCGACGCGCAGGAGCGCGAGATCGCCGCCGGAACCCCGGTGACCCTCACGCTGAAGGACGGCGCCGAGATCGCGGGCAGCGTGGCGGCCGTCGAGCCGTCGGTGCCCGCGACCGACGACAGTTCGGACGACACCCCCGCGCGAGCCGTCGTCGACCTCGTCGACGATGCCGGCCGAGCCGCGGCGGACGCGGTCGGGCCGTCGAACGTGCGGTTGAAGCTCGGAGACGAGACCGTCGACGACGCACTGGTCGTGCCCGTCACGGCGCTCGTCGCCGACGGTGACGACGGCTACGCCCTCGACGTGCTGCGCGACGGCGAGGTCGTGCGGATCCCTGTCGAGATCGGGCTCATCGCCGACGCGCGCGTGCAGATCACCTCGAGCGGCGGCGGGGGAGCCGACCCGCTCGAGGCCGGCGAAGACGTGGTGGTCGCCTCATGA
- a CDS encoding ABC transporter ATP-binding protein translates to MTAAVLELRSVSKTYPGHPPVNALQDVSLQVHAGELTAVVGASGSGKTTMLSIMGTLDTPTAGEVVVAGVDTGRLDEAGRAALRAERFGFVFQQFFLLPAVDALDNVATGLLYAGVGLAERRRRARRALEQVGLGHRLHHRPGALSGGEQQRVAIARAMVGCPDVLFADEPTGALDSATGAGIVELLRGAAADGAAVVVITHDEQIAASLDHRVGLRDGRVVAEQGVAS, encoded by the coding sequence ATGACCGCCGCCGTGCTCGAGCTGCGATCGGTGAGCAAGACCTATCCGGGGCACCCGCCGGTCAACGCGCTGCAGGATGTCTCGCTGCAGGTGCACGCGGGCGAGCTCACCGCGGTCGTCGGCGCGTCGGGATCGGGCAAGACCACGATGCTGTCGATCATGGGGACCCTCGACACGCCCACCGCGGGCGAGGTGGTCGTCGCGGGTGTCGACACCGGTCGGCTCGACGAGGCCGGCCGGGCGGCGTTGCGTGCCGAACGGTTCGGGTTCGTGTTCCAGCAGTTCTTCCTGCTGCCGGCCGTCGACGCGCTCGACAACGTGGCCACGGGGCTGCTCTACGCGGGCGTCGGGCTCGCCGAGCGACGACGCCGCGCGCGTCGCGCGCTCGAGCAGGTGGGGCTGGGCCACCGCCTGCACCACCGGCCGGGCGCGCTGTCGGGCGGCGAGCAGCAGCGCGTCGCGATCGCGCGGGCGATGGTCGGATGCCCCGACGTGCTGTTCGCCGACGAGCCGACGGGTGCGCTCGACTCGGCCACCGGCGCCGGCATCGTCGAACTGCTGCGCGGCGCCGCCGCCGACGGGGCCGCGGTCGTCGTGATCACCCACGACGAGCAGATCGCCGCCTCGCTCGACCACCGCGTCGGGTTGCGCGACGGGCGCGTGGTGGCCGAGCAGGGGGTGGCATCGTGA
- a CDS encoding ABC transporter permease yields the protein MTGEPARSPRRRLSALELLRTAVAGPRSRPLRTALSALGIAIGIASLTAITGIAASDRAQLLAELDRQGANLLVVQPGSDPQGEPVEIPATAPSMLERVDGVAAVGVVERIDAAAAVYRTSIVPAAQTGGLGVRAADLGLLDALDGVLAEGDWFDDASASLPTTVLGSTAAARLGAEIGQRVWIGGEWHVVIGVLEPLGLAAELDSMAFIGAEWADARWPADEVDPARLIDPDQTSRIESIFVRSMPGTVESVRPMLARTANPYSPHLAVSKLSELVGARAIADATLSSLAIGLAAIALLVGGIGIANTMVVAALERRGEIGLRRALGARSGQIASQFLTEAAILALIGGLAGLGIGALVVGGYAAVNRSIVVLPIEVVVGGPVAALVVGVVAGIYPALRSARLAPTEALRSV from the coding sequence GTGACCGGGGAGCCGGCGCGCTCGCCGCGGCGCCGTCTCAGCGCCCTCGAGCTGCTGCGCACCGCCGTGGCGGGCCCGCGCTCGCGACCGTTGCGGACCGCGCTGTCGGCCCTCGGCATCGCGATCGGCATCGCGTCGCTGACGGCGATCACCGGCATCGCGGCATCCGACCGGGCGCAGCTGCTCGCCGAGCTCGACCGGCAGGGCGCGAACCTGCTCGTCGTGCAGCCGGGCAGCGACCCGCAGGGCGAACCGGTGGAGATCCCGGCCACCGCACCGTCCATGCTCGAACGCGTCGACGGCGTCGCAGCGGTCGGCGTCGTCGAACGGATCGACGCGGCTGCCGCCGTGTACCGCACCTCGATCGTGCCCGCGGCCCAGACCGGCGGGCTCGGGGTGCGGGCGGCCGACCTCGGGCTGCTCGACGCGCTCGACGGGGTGCTCGCGGAGGGCGACTGGTTCGACGACGCGAGCGCCTCGCTGCCGACGACCGTGCTCGGCTCGACCGCGGCGGCCCGGCTCGGCGCCGAGATCGGCCAGCGGGTGTGGATCGGCGGCGAGTGGCACGTCGTGATCGGGGTGCTCGAACCGCTCGGGCTGGCCGCAGAACTCGACTCGATGGCGTTCATCGGCGCGGAGTGGGCCGACGCCCGCTGGCCCGCCGACGAGGTGGACCCCGCCCGGCTCATCGACCCCGACCAGACCTCGCGCATCGAGTCGATCTTCGTGCGCAGCATGCCCGGCACCGTCGAATCCGTGCGGCCGATGCTCGCCCGCACGGCGAACCCGTACTCGCCCCACCTCGCGGTCTCGAAGCTGTCGGAACTCGTCGGCGCCCGAGCGATCGCCGACGCGACGCTCTCGTCGCTCGCGATCGGGCTCGCCGCGATCGCCCTGCTCGTCGGCGGCATCGGCATCGCGAACACGATGGTCGTGGCGGCGCTCGAACGGCGCGGTGAGATCGGCCTGCGCCGGGCACTGGGGGCCCGCAGCGGGCAGATCGCGAGCCAGTTCCTCACCGAGGCGGCGATCCTCGCCCTCATCGGCGGCCTCGCGGGGCTCGGCATCGGAGCGCTCGTCGTCGGCGGCTACGCCGCCGTGAACCGCAGCATCGTGGTGCTGCCGATCGAGGTCGTCGTCGGCGGTCCCGTCGCGGCGCTGGTGGTCGGTGTCGTGGCCGGCATCTACCCGGCGCTGCGCTCGGCGCGGCTCGCGCCGACCGAGGCGCTGCGGTCGGTGTGA
- a CDS encoding TAXI family TRAP transporter solute-binding subunit, with product MTDLSRRAFLAGVAGAGALGAAVALAGCAPSAEFGRLRMACGEPGGTYIRFGQLLGAAVVDQGVARAMAALPTDGSVENLAMLRSGDAELAIALADSAAPYAGELVAIGRVYQNYLQCIVRVDGGIARAADLAGRVVSIGAPGSGTALMSQRAFEALGLAAGPAAAVLRELALAEAVGALGDGSIDAVMWSGGIPLPELARLDGIAEVTLVDLTEAIPAMNRAHGDSYATTAVPAGTYGLDEAVPAIGVSNFLLARGDLPGPLAAALVDILIDRAPRLVPEPSVGLQYLTSSSLIDTGPMPLHSAAARRYRERYG from the coding sequence GTGACGGACCTCAGCCGGCGCGCCTTCCTCGCCGGCGTCGCGGGCGCCGGAGCCCTCGGCGCCGCGGTCGCCCTCGCCGGATGCGCGCCGAGCGCCGAGTTCGGCCGCCTGCGGATGGCCTGCGGTGAACCCGGCGGCACCTACATCCGCTTCGGGCAGCTGCTCGGCGCGGCGGTCGTCGACCAGGGCGTCGCCCGCGCCATGGCGGCGCTGCCCACCGACGGGAGCGTCGAGAACCTCGCGATGCTCCGCTCGGGCGACGCCGAGCTCGCCATCGCCCTCGCCGATTCGGCCGCGCCGTACGCGGGCGAGCTCGTCGCCATCGGCCGGGTCTACCAGAACTACCTGCAGTGCATCGTGCGCGTCGACGGGGGCATCGCCCGCGCGGCCGACCTGGCGGGCCGCGTCGTCTCCATCGGCGCGCCCGGATCGGGCACCGCGCTGATGTCGCAGCGGGCCTTCGAGGCGCTCGGCCTCGCCGCTGGTCCGGCGGCGGCGGTACTGCGCGAACTCGCCCTCGCCGAGGCCGTCGGCGCGCTCGGCGACGGCTCGATCGACGCGGTCATGTGGTCGGGCGGCATTCCGCTGCCCGAACTCGCACGACTCGACGGCATCGCCGAGGTGACGCTCGTCGACCTCACCGAGGCGATTCCCGCCATGAACCGGGCGCACGGCGACAGCTACGCGACGACGGCGGTGCCCGCGGGCACCTACGGCCTCGACGAAGCGGTCCCCGCGATCGGGGTGTCGAACTTCCTGCTCGCGCGCGGAGACCTGCCGGGTCCGCTCGCGGCGGCGCTCGTCGACATCCTCATCGACCGGGCGCCGCGGCTGGTGCCCGAGCCATCCGTGGGGTTGCAGTACCTCACGTCGTCGAGCCTCATCGACACCGGGCCGATGCCGCTGCACTCCGCCGCGGCCCGCCGTTACCGGGAGCGGTACGGCTGA
- a CDS encoding GntR family transcriptional regulator: protein MKFTIDPESDAPPYEQLRAQVLEAVREGRLVPGERLPTVRALADQLGLAANTVARAYRELEHDHLIETRGRSGSFVAAFGDPAHRRAQEAAAEYAALVRRLGVPIDDALDLVEAALRIGT from the coding sequence GTGAAGTTCACGATCGACCCCGAATCGGATGCTCCGCCGTACGAGCAGCTTCGCGCGCAGGTGCTGGAGGCGGTGCGCGAGGGCCGGCTCGTGCCCGGCGAGCGCCTGCCGACCGTGCGGGCCCTCGCCGACCAGCTGGGGCTGGCCGCCAACACCGTCGCGCGCGCGTACCGCGAACTCGAACACGACCACCTCATCGAGACCCGCGGCCGCTCGGGCAGCTTCGTCGCCGCGTTCGGCGACCCCGCGCACCGCCGCGCGCAGGAAGCAGCGGCCGAGTACGCCGCGCTCGTGCGCCGCCTCGGCGTGCCGATCGACGACGCGCTCGACCTCGTCGAGGCGGCGCTCCGCATCGGCACCTGA
- a CDS encoding response regulator transcription factor, translating to MRVLIAEDDDSVATALASVLERAGHETTRTARGGDVLLRHQESDLLILDLGLEDTDGFEVLRRLRMVTELPVLVVTARGDERSTVRALRLGADDYLVKPARVRELLARMEVAVRRRPGRAQPDVVHAGELEIDLRARRARAHGVDLALTRTEFSLLAALAARAGAAVSREQILDEVWGDAFAAHSRAFDVHLAQLRQKLPRGDLITTIRGYGYRLEVG from the coding sequence ATGCGCGTGCTCATCGCAGAGGACGACGACTCGGTCGCCACGGCGCTGGCGAGCGTGCTCGAACGCGCCGGGCACGAGACGACGCGCACCGCGCGCGGCGGCGACGTGCTGCTGCGCCATCAGGAGTCCGACCTGCTCATCCTCGATCTCGGGCTCGAGGACACGGACGGGTTCGAGGTGCTGCGCCGGCTCCGCATGGTCACCGAGCTGCCGGTGCTCGTGGTCACCGCGCGCGGCGACGAACGCTCCACCGTCCGCGCCCTCCGGCTCGGCGCCGACGACTACCTGGTGAAGCCCGCCCGGGTCCGCGAGCTCCTCGCCCGCATGGAGGTCGCCGTGCGCCGCCGGCCGGGGCGGGCGCAACCCGACGTCGTGCACGCGGGCGAGCTCGAGATCGACCTGCGGGCGCGCCGCGCACGGGCGCACGGGGTCGACCTCGCGCTGACGCGCACCGAGTTCTCGTTGCTCGCCGCGCTCGCCGCCCGCGCCGGCGCGGCCGTGAGCCGCGAACAGATCCTCGACGAGGTGTGGGGCGACGCGTTCGCCGCGCATTCGCGCGCATTCGACGTGCACCTCGCCCAGCTTCGGCAGAAGCTTCCGAGAGGCGACCTCATCACGACGATCCGCGGGTACGGCTACCGGCTCGAGGTGGGCTGA
- a CDS encoding RimK family alpha-L-glutamate ligase produces MKLAILSRAPQAYSTQRLRAAAQQRGHDVKVLNTLRFGIDLSTDEPDLQYRGRRLSDYDAIIPRIGNSITYFGTAVVRQFEQMDVYTPNTANGISNARDKLRATQILSRHNIGMPATTFVRNRADLRPAIERVGGAPVVIKLLEGTQGIGVILAPEVKVAEAIIETLHSTKQNVLIQRFIAESRGRDIRALVVGDRVVAAMRRVANGDEFRSNVHRGGTVEPVELTPEYELAAVRSAQIMGLKVAGVDMLEGDEGPLVMEVNSSPGLQGIETATKLDVAGAIIDYIANQVAFPEIDVRQRLTVSTGYGVAELLVHTNADLVGKTLGESGLWERDITVLTLHRGANVIPNPRKGVLLESGDRLLCFGKLEEMRSMIPERRRRRAKVRRLPKQPIPVE; encoded by the coding sequence ATGAAACTCGCGATCCTGTCGCGCGCCCCCCAGGCGTACTCCACCCAGCGTCTCCGTGCGGCAGCGCAGCAGCGCGGGCATGACGTGAAGGTGCTCAACACCCTGCGATTCGGCATCGATCTCTCGACCGACGAACCCGACCTGCAGTACCGCGGCCGCCGGCTCAGCGACTACGACGCGATCATCCCGCGCATCGGCAACTCGATCACGTACTTCGGCACGGCCGTGGTGCGCCAGTTCGAGCAGATGGACGTCTACACGCCGAACACCGCGAACGGCATCTCGAACGCGCGCGACAAACTGCGCGCGACGCAGATCCTCTCGCGGCACAACATCGGCATGCCGGCGACGACGTTCGTGCGCAACCGGGCCGACCTGCGTCCGGCGATCGAACGAGTCGGCGGTGCGCCCGTCGTGATCAAGCTGCTCGAGGGCACGCAGGGCATCGGCGTCATCCTCGCTCCCGAGGTGAAGGTCGCCGAGGCGATCATCGAGACCCTGCATTCGACGAAGCAGAACGTGTTGATCCAGCGCTTCATCGCCGAGAGCCGGGGTCGTGACATCCGTGCCCTGGTCGTCGGCGATCGCGTGGTCGCCGCGATGCGCCGGGTCGCGAACGGCGACGAGTTCCGCTCGAACGTGCACCGCGGCGGCACCGTCGAGCCGGTCGAGCTGACGCCCGAGTACGAGCTGGCGGCGGTGCGGTCGGCGCAGATCATGGGGCTCAAGGTCGCGGGCGTCGACATGCTCGAGGGCGACGAGGGGCCGCTCGTGATGGAGGTGAACTCCTCGCCTGGCCTGCAGGGCATCGAGACGGCGACGAAGCTGGATGTCGCGGGCGCGATCATCGACTACATCGCCAACCAGGTGGCGTTCCCCGAGATCGACGTGCGTCAGCGGCTCACGGTCTCGACCGGGTACGGTGTCGCCGAACTGCTCGTGCACACGAACGCCGACCTCGTCGGCAAGACCCTCGGCGAGTCGGGTCTGTGGGAACGCGACATCACGGTGCTCACGCTGCACCGCGGCGCCAACGTCATCCCGAATCCGCGCAAGGGCGTGCTGCTCGAGTCGGGCGACCGGCTGCTGTGCTTCGGCAAGCTCGAGGAGATGCGCTCGATGATCCCCGAGCGCCGCCGGCGCCGCGCGAAGGTCCGTCGTCTGCCGAAGCAGCCCATCCCGGTCGAGTAG
- a CDS encoding GntR family transcriptional regulator, with amino-acid sequence MITVDPSSSVPVSEQVRAGIAADVRAGELAPGERLPTVRALAADLGLAVNTVGKAYRELERDGVVQTLGRRGTFVAGDASDDAVEAQAQAAASAYAERIARLGLEASDAIALVRRALRPRD; translated from the coding sequence GTGATCACCGTCGACCCGTCCTCATCCGTCCCGGTCTCCGAGCAGGTGCGAGCGGGCATCGCCGCCGACGTGCGGGCGGGTGAACTCGCACCCGGGGAGCGGTTGCCGACCGTCCGGGCGCTGGCAGCCGACCTCGGGCTCGCCGTCAACACGGTGGGCAAGGCGTACCGCGAGCTCGAACGCGACGGGGTGGTGCAGACGCTGGGCCGGCGCGGCACGTTCGTCGCCGGCGACGCGTCGGACGATGCGGTCGAGGCGCAGGCGCAGGCCGCGGCATCCGCCTATGCCGAACGGATCGCGCGGCTCGGGCTCGAGGCATCCGACGCGATCGCCCTCGTGCGCCGCGCGCTGCGCCCGCGCGACTGA
- a CDS encoding ATP-dependent zinc protease family protein: MTEPAYANTSVAGWREWVSLPAIGVPWIKAKLDTGARTSAIHAFDVKVFRRRGADWVRFGVRPWQESDADAVVVECPVHDRRPVRSSSGHVQHRIVVLMELVLLGRTVPVEVTLSNRDQMGFRMLIGREALKQGFLVDSARSFVGGRAPKAMRRRNRGRA; encoded by the coding sequence ATGACCGAGCCAGCCTATGCGAACACCTCCGTCGCCGGATGGCGCGAATGGGTGAGCCTGCCGGCCATCGGCGTCCCGTGGATCAAGGCGAAACTCGACACCGGCGCACGTACGTCCGCGATCCACGCGTTCGACGTGAAAGTGTTCCGTCGGCGGGGCGCCGACTGGGTGCGATTCGGCGTGCGGCCGTGGCAGGAGTCCGACGCCGACGCGGTCGTCGTCGAGTGCCCCGTGCACGACCGGCGCCCCGTGCGCAGCTCGTCGGGGCACGTGCAGCACCGCATCGTCGTGCTGATGGAGCTCGTGCTGCTCGGCCGCACGGTACCGGTCGAGGTGACGCTGTCGAACCGCGACCAGATGGGGTTCCGCATGCTCATCGGGCGTGAGGCGCTGAAGCAGGGGTTCCTCGTCGACTCGGCGCGCTCGTTCGTCGGCGGACGCGCCCCGAAGGCCATGCGCCGCCGCAACCGCGGGCGGGCCTGA